One stretch of Ooceraea biroi isolate clonal line C1 chromosome 4, Obir_v5.4, whole genome shotgun sequence DNA includes these proteins:
- the LOC105282608 gene encoding uncharacterized protein LOC105282608 isoform X3, whose product MMVCIRKRFFNSNRLLLLPFGLWPGEETIVTRLQATLLCIFLISSIVFQLSRLFIAECNFDFIVRIFSSTSTYVMFASVPTVFWIHIKTITYLFDQLQYIYDRLKDRNEIAIYDKYGYFAKHVTTTIIILLVCCLCGSSVITYSPVILEIVVPLKNDLCAIRTVQFATKYFNVSEKYCVLVFVHLTTAGATGLIVFIGTGTMVFSYLQHICGMFEIASYRIEQAMAIELLHNFHIKNRNVICRKMICAIDIQRQAMEFAKHLITSMEGTLFVMIITAVLCMTCNLYRIFQIESPMERMDEVLIHLGAVLFILIMLFLSNYVGQEVIDYSNHVYVITYNVSWYLAPLHIQKLILFLLQRSHKIFTLSAGGLFTASLECFATLVKVSMSYFTFMYSIQ is encoded by the exons ATGATGGTCTGTATTAGGAAGCGGTTCTTCAATTCAAATCGGCTACTTTTGCTCCCTTTCGGCTTGTGGCCTGGTGAGGAAACAATAGTCACTCGTTTACAGGCAACATTGCTTTGCATTTTTCTGATAAGCAGCATTGTATTTCAG CTCTCAAGACTTTTCATTGCAGAATGTAACTTTGACTTTATTGTCAGAATATTCTCTTCCACGTCAACCTATGTCATGTTCGCGAGTGTGCCTACCGTATTTTGGATTCACATAAAAACT ATCACATATTTATTCGACCAACTGCAATACATCTACGACCGGCTAAAGGATagaaacgaaattgctatCTATGACAAATATGGATACTTTGCAAAACATGTTACGACTACAATAATAA TACTTCTTGTATGCTGTCTATGTGGTAGTTCTGTCATAACATATTCGCCAGTCATTCTTGAAATCGTTGTACCGTTGAAAAATGACTTATGTGCAATTCGTACGGTGCAATTTGCgaccaagtacttcaatgtctcAGAGAAGTATTGTGTTTTAGTTTTTGTCCATTTGACTACAGCCGGTGCTACAGGGTTAATTGTATTTATAGGGACAGGAACCATGGTGTTTTCGTATTTGCAGCATATCTGCGGTATGTTTGAAATTGCCAG CTACCGTATTGAACAAGCAATGGCGATTgaattgttacataattttcatataaaaaatagaaatgtgATATGCAGGAAGATGATATGTGCCATAGATATACAACGCCAAGCTATGGA gTTCGCTAAACATTTGATAACTAGTATGGAAGGAACACTTTTCGTTATGATAATAACTGCTGTGCTTTGCATGACTTGCAATCTTTATCGA atatttcaaatAGAATCACCTATGGAAAGGATGGACGAGGTTTTAATACACCTTGGGGCTGTACTTTTCATTCTGATAATGCTATTCCTATCCAATTACGTTGGGCAAGAAGTTATAGATTATAGTAATCACGTATATGTAATTAC atacaACGTTTCATGGTACTTAGCACCGTTACACATACAGAAATTGATACTATTTCTATTACAAAGGAGCCATAAAATTTTCACCCTGAGTGCCGGGGGATTATTTACAGCATCTTTAGAATGTTTTGCTACA CTGGTTAAAGTATCAATGTCCTACTTCACCTTCATGTACTCGATACAGTAA